AGCATCGCCCGGACTGGGTGCAGACAGCGCCGATCTGGAGCCATGGTCGCAACGATTACATCCAGTTTTGCCTCGCCCAGGACATTCCCACATTGGTCTGGGCCGCCAACCTTGCCGACTTGGAGCTGCATACCTCGTTGTCGCTCGCGAAGAAGATCGAAGAGCCCACGATGATGGTTTTCGATCTCGATCCCGGTCCGCCCGCGGATATCGTGCTCTGCTGCCAGGTAGCATTTTGGCTGCGCGACATCTTCGATCGCTTCAATTTGAAAGCCTTCCCTAAGACCTCCGGCTCCAAAGGCCTGCAGATTTACGTTCCCCTCAACACACCGGTCACGTACGACGAGACCAAAGGCTTCTCCCACGCTCTGGCGCGTCTGCTCGAAGAGGAGCACCCGGATCTGGTGGTGTCTGAGATGAAGAAAACTTTGCGCACGGGAAAGATTTTCGTCGACTGGAGTCAGAACGATGAGCACAAGACTACGGTCAACGTTTATTCACTGCGCGCGAAGGAACGACCGACTGTATCCACTCCGGTGGCTTGGGAAGAAGTCGAAAAGTGCCTGAAGAAGAAGGATGCGAATCTGCTGGTCTTCGACTCCGCTCAGGTGCTGGCGCGCGTGGCCAAGATGGGCGATATCTTCGAGCCGGTGCTCACGCTCAAGCAGCGACTGCCCAATGTAGCTGAACTCGGCGGTAGGACTGAATCGGCTGGCGCGACTCGCGCGAACTCTCCAGCAGAGCCGAAATCCAAAACGGGACATAAGAAGAAGAGCGCCAGATCGACGGTCAAAGCCGAGAAGAGGGCTGTCTAAGCCCAAGCCTGCTTTCCGACTCGCAATGTAATATTGCAACGGTGAACAGCAACTTCTCCATGCACAAAGTCCACATTGGAACCTCGGGTTGGGCTTACTCTTCGTGGAAGCCGGATTTCTATCCGGCGAAAACGCCGTCGAGCAAGTTCCTCGAGTATTACTCATCGCAGCTCAACTGCGTCGAAGTGAATTACACGTATCGCGCACGTCCGGCAGTGCAGACCTTGCAAAACTGGGCTGCCTCTACGCGGGAAGGATTTACGTTCGTTGCCAAAGCCCATCAGCGCATTACACACATTAAGCGGTTGGTCGACGTCGATCAGGATGTGGATTCGTTCTTCGCTTCCCTGCAGCCTTTATTGCATGCGCGCAAGCTTGGTCCAGTGCTCTTTCAATTGCCGCCGAACTTGAAAGCGGATGCCGAGCGCCTGGCGAAGTTTCTTAAGGGTCTTCCGAAAGATGCGCCAAGCGCGATCGAGTACCGCAACCCAAGCTGGTTCGACGAGAAGATCTATGCGCTCATGCGCGAGCACAACGTCGCGTTGTGCATTGCCGAGAGCGACGAACTTGCGGTACCGGAAGTCTTTACCGCCACCTTCGCTTATTATCGGCTGCGCAAATCCGACTACACAAATTCAGAAATAGAGGAAATAGAAGAACGCTTGCGGGCGGCTGCGCAGGAGCACGACGTTTATGCATTCTTGAAGCACGAAGAGACGGCGGAAGGTGCGATCAACGCGCGCAAGCTGTTGGAGAAAATAAACCGGGGGTGAACACGAAGGCCACGAAGGACACAAAGGATTTTGCTTCTCTCATTGCGGCGAATGGTCAGGCCCACATCTCGGGGGTGAACAGAAGAGAAGGCATTCTCTGATAGGTACTGCGCAATATCATTTTTGAGCTCGTGCAGATTGCTCATGCCGAAACTAGTTACCCGCTTTGAAATAAAGAAGAAGAACCTTCGTGAACTTCGTGCCCTTCGTGTTCACCCCAGGTTTACTGCTTAGGAACGTCAGTGCGCTGCACGAGCGCCAAAGACGACAATATCCTTGATGTCGAACCAGCATGCACTCTCCGCTTTCGTTTCGTACTTGAAGGTGGAAAAGGGGCTGTCCAGGCTTACCGCACTCGCATATGAAAGCGACTTGCTCCAGCTTGCGGAATTTCTTGAGGTTAAGAACCGCTCCCTCCAGAACGCGACCCGTCCCGATCTTCTGGCCTTCTTAGAGCAGCTCACTGCCAATCGCGTCGAGAGCCGGAGCCGTGCCCGCAAGCTCTCCGCTATTCGGCACTTTTACAAATTCCTTCTGCTGGACAAGCGCATTAAGTCTGATCCGACACTGAACATCGAGAGTCCTCGCCAGTGGAAGGTCCTGCCCAAGTCACTGGCAGTCTCCGACATTGACGAGATGCTAGCGCGCGAGCAGACGAAACCACAGCATCCGGCCTTGGCATTACGCAATAGCGCGCTGCTGGAGTTACTGTACGCGACCGGAATGCGCGTTTCAGAGATCGTCAATTTGCGACTGGAAGACGTCGACCTCGCCGGCTCGAAGGCAATTGTGCGCGGTAAAGGAGATAAGGAGCGTCTGGTCCCGTTCGGTGTGTCTGCACAGAAAATCCTGGAGACGTACCTGCGGGAGGCTCGTCCACAGCTTTGCCGCACACGAAGATCGCCATTGGTGTTCGTTGACCGGAACGGAACCGGCCTTACACGTGAGCGCGTCTGGCGCATTGTGCGCGAATCAAAGCTGGACCGCAAGGCGAGTCCGCACATGCTCCGCCACAGTTGTGCCACGCACATGGTCGGCAACGGCGCCGATCTGCGGACGGTGCAGGCCATCTTGGGACATGCCGATATTTCTACTACTCAGGTCTATACCCACGTGGCGCTCGATCGCCTTAAAGAGGTCTACAAGCGACATCATCCGCGCAGTAAAAAGCACGCTGGAGCAGCGCAAAGGGAATCGGCTTGACAGCACATTCACGCAAAGAAGCTCGCATCGAAGAGTTCCTGCGATGTTTGGAAATTCAGCGCAACGCCTCCAGACATACGGTTCTGGCGTATCAAAAAGACTTGATGAAATTCCGGGAGCACCTCGGGAAGTCGGCGGACTGGAGCAAAATCACTCATCAGCAGATCCGTGGATTTCTGGCCGAGTTGATGGCCAATGGGTTGAGCAAACCTTCGGCTGCTCGGGCGCTCGCCTCGCTACGATCGTTCTATAAATGGATGGCCCGCGAAGGCTACGTTGAACAAAATCCGGCAGCGTTGGTGTCGACTCCAAAGCTGGCGAAGAAGCTGCCGCGGGTTCCCACAATGGAACAGGTGAACGGGCTGCTCGATTCTTCACTGCCGGAGAATGCGGCTTTCCCGGCGCGTGACCGCGTCATTTTCGAATTGCTGTATGGATGCGGCCTGCGAAATTCCGAGCTGATCGGAATCGAACTTGACGACATTAGCTGGTCGAACGAGATCATTCGAGTGCGCGGCAAAGGGAAGAAGGAGCGGCTGGTACCGCTCGGCGATTCTGCCGCTGCTTCAATTCGGGAATATACGTCTGAACGCCAGCGGATTCTGGAGAGTCGCCGCCGGAGGTGTTCAGCGCTGCTGATCAACCTTCGCGGCGGGGCGCTCACCACGCGCAGTGTGGGTCGAATCGTGAAAGCGATCGCTGTTGCTCGCGGCCTCTCACCTGACGTCCACCCTCATACACTCCGCCACGCGTTCGGGGCGCACATGCTGGAAGAAGGCGCCGACCTGCGAGCGATCCAGGAACTGCTCGGGCACGCACGACTATCGACCACGCAGCGTTACACGCAGCTCACTTCGGCGCACATCACGCGGGTGTACGACGAAACCCATCCCAAGGCGCGCTGAACGATCTAGGCTGAAGCCAACGTGTGCTCGGGCTTTTGCTCGCCTCTCAACTCCAGCCACATGTCCATCACTCGTTCTCTCAATTGAGCCGTCAGACTCTCATAGGTGTTCTCCGAAGCATTGGTCGCAGATGGGGGATCGAGCGGCTTCCCAATCTGAATCTTCAGATCCTGAAAGAGTCTGATTCCTCGCCCACGGCCCCAGGCTTTTTCGAATCCATCGATCGCGACGGGAACGATCGGCACATGAACATGAGTAGCGAGAATGGCTGCGCCTTTTTTGAAAGCCTTCGGCTCGCCGGAGATGCTGCGTTCACCTTCAGGGTAGAGGACCAGCGCCTCTCCCTGCCGCAGTCCGTACGCGCCGGCGCGCATGGCTGGGATGAGGTTCGCGTCAGGATCGATAGGAACGAGTTTCATCGTGCGCGCAATGCGTCGGCGAATGCCATCACCGAAAATTTCGCTGGTGCCAACATAGAACATCTTGCGGAAGATTCGAAATGGGAAATAGCTCATGATGAGAGGCGCGTCCATGAAGCTCTGGTGATTGGGAGAGAAGATGAACGGGCGATCTTGCGGAATGTTGTCGAGTCCGCTGATCTGGATGCGATAGAGAAGTTGGCATACGTATCGTGCCAACCTCGCCGCAACGAACCAGAAAACTGTTGAGAACGGAGAGGGTTTGAGTGTCTCTTTTACCTCCTCGTCCGAGGTCTCCGAAGCAAAAACGGCGTCCCATCCCGTGCGTTGTGAAGTTGCGCCTCCACGATGTTGAAGCAGGGTGTTGGTCAGTTCGCGCACGGAATAGACGTTCGCAAGGTCGGATTCCTCAGCGTGCGCCGCGAGCGCACCTTCGAGGGCCACGACGAGTTCCACGCGTTCCATCGAATCCAAGCCGAGGTCGAGCTCGAGATTGTCGTCTGGATGAATCTCG
This genomic interval from Terriglobales bacterium contains the following:
- the ligD gene encoding non-homologous end-joining DNA ligase — its product is MAKKDTVIEIEGKQLKLSNLDKVLYPAVGFTKGQVIDYIVRIAPVLLPHLNGRPLTLKRYPEGVDGMFFYEKSCPKHRPDWVQTAPIWSHGRNDYIQFCLAQDIPTLVWAANLADLELHTSLSLAKKIEEPTMMVFDLDPGPPADIVLCCQVAFWLRDIFDRFNLKAFPKTSGSKGLQIYVPLNTPVTYDETKGFSHALARLLEEEHPDLVVSEMKKTLRTGKIFVDWSQNDEHKTTVNVYSLRAKERPTVSTPVAWEEVEKCLKKKDANLLVFDSAQVLARVAKMGDIFEPVLTLKQRLPNVAELGGRTESAGATRANSPAEPKSKTGHKKKSARSTVKAEKRAV
- a CDS encoding DUF72 domain-containing protein; the encoded protein is MNSNFSMHKVHIGTSGWAYSSWKPDFYPAKTPSSKFLEYYSSQLNCVEVNYTYRARPAVQTLQNWAASTREGFTFVAKAHQRITHIKRLVDVDQDVDSFFASLQPLLHARKLGPVLFQLPPNLKADAERLAKFLKGLPKDAPSAIEYRNPSWFDEKIYALMREHNVALCIAESDELAVPEVFTATFAYYRLRKSDYTNSEIEEIEERLRAAAQEHDVYAFLKHEETAEGAINARKLLEKINRG
- a CDS encoding tyrosine recombinase is translated as MSNQHALSAFVSYLKVEKGLSRLTALAYESDLLQLAEFLEVKNRSLQNATRPDLLAFLEQLTANRVESRSRARKLSAIRHFYKFLLLDKRIKSDPTLNIESPRQWKVLPKSLAVSDIDEMLAREQTKPQHPALALRNSALLELLYATGMRVSEIVNLRLEDVDLAGSKAIVRGKGDKERLVPFGVSAQKILETYLREARPQLCRTRRSPLVFVDRNGTGLTRERVWRIVRESKLDRKASPHMLRHSCATHMVGNGADLRTVQAILGHADISTTQVYTHVALDRLKEVYKRHHPRSKKHAGAAQRESA
- a CDS encoding tyrosine recombinase XerC translates to MTAHSRKEARIEEFLRCLEIQRNASRHTVLAYQKDLMKFREHLGKSADWSKITHQQIRGFLAELMANGLSKPSAARALASLRSFYKWMAREGYVEQNPAALVSTPKLAKKLPRVPTMEQVNGLLDSSLPENAAFPARDRVIFELLYGCGLRNSELIGIELDDISWSNEIIRVRGKGKKERLVPLGDSAAASIREYTSERQRILESRRRRCSALLINLRGGALTTRSVGRIVKAIAVARGLSPDVHPHTLRHAFGAHMLEEGADLRAIQELLGHARLSTTQRYTQLTSAHITRVYDETHPKAR